A single region of the Penaeus monodon isolate SGIC_2016 chromosome 18, NSTDA_Pmon_1, whole genome shotgun sequence genome encodes:
- the LOC119584344 gene encoding uncharacterized protein LOC119584344 isoform X2 — translation MRLTLILALALVVAAASGLPQRCRNPRGCRSVRPTGRPLRAPVGALRSPARPPRTQAAGVRRPAKRPTPTTAPAAPSSVELAAAPLSEDQFDVKPQVGVDGWLASPKRTTQPAIEARTEPPSKADKPGSCDTPKGFGIKCMTRLDQCMKDHECPGSTKCCMVGECGYLCVKPKRY, via the exons GTGGTGGCTGCGGCGTCGGGCCTGCCGCAGAGGTGCCGCAACCCGCGCGGCTGCCGCAGTGTCAGGCCGACCGGCAGGCCTCTCCGAGCCCCCGTGGGCGCCCTCAGGTCCCCCGCTAGGCCTCCCAGGACCCAGGCGGCGGGAGTGAGACGCCCCGCGAAGAGGCCCACGCCCACAACTGCTCCTGCCGCGCCGTCGTCGGTGGAGCTGGCTGCGGCGCCCCTGAGCGAGGACCAGTTCGACGTGAAGCCGCAGGTGGGCGTGGACGGGTGGCTGGCGTCGCCGAAGAGGACGACGCAGCCGGCCATCGAGGCGAGGACGGAGCCGCCCTCCAAGGCCG ACAAGCCCGGCAGCTGCGACACGCCCAAGGGATTCGGAATCAAGTGCATGACGCGGCTGGACCAGTGCATGAAGGACCACGAGTGCCCGGGCTCCACCAAGTGCTGCATGGTGGGGGAGTGCGGCTACCTCTGCGTCAAGCCCAAGC GTTATTAG